GCGCGCGGCCGAGGCGTACCGGGGGCGTACGTCGAGGCCGCGGGCCGGACGAACGCGCCCGTCCGGCTCGCTACATCGCCGCGCCGGCCCATTCGCCGCTCTGACGAATGACGCCGACAATTGAGACGGCGCCGAGGCGCGGCGAGGCGCGAGCCCCGGGGATGCGGGTGACCGGCCCGCGGCCGAGGCGTACCGGGGCGTACGTTGAGGCCGCGGGCCGGACGCACGCGCCCGTCCGGCTCGATGCATCGCCGCGCCGGCCAATAAAAAAAGCGGAGGGTTGCCCCTCCGCTCGAAAATCCGTGAAAAAGAACTGCTCAGTAGGCCTGCGATTGCGGCTGACGGCGCGACTGGTAGCAGTCGCGGCAGTAGACCGGCTTCCCGTTGGTCGGGTTGAAAGGCACCTGGGTCTGCTTTCCGCACGCGTCGCACGTGACCGTGTAAAGCGTGCGCTCGCGGGAGTCCCCTCCGGCGGTCTTGCGCTTGTCGCGGCAAACCTTGCAGCGCTTCGGCTCGTTGGTGAAACCCTTGCGGGCGTAAAACTCCTGATCGTCGGCCGAGAAAAGGAACGTCGCGCCGCAATCCACGCACGTGAGGTTCTTGTCCGTAAACTGGTTCATGGTGACTCTTCGTGACTCCCGGGGATTCGAGATCCCCAAAAAACGTTAATTTTTTAAAACAACCCGACGCCACGCGCCGGAAGGGGAAGATTGACCGTCTCGATTCGAGGTCGGCGGGGCGATCCCTGGCCCCTCAGGTTTCTACTGCGACCGACCCCCTTTCAAAGACAGAGCAGCGCCGAGCGCGCAAGAGAGCCGATTCATTGTTCGGGAGAAAAATCGATCGGGTGATACACGTTGTGGCTCTGGCTCGGTTAGCTATTCGACAGGGTGACATTAACAGACAATGACAGGGCGCGCAACAATAAAGGGACACCGAGGGCGGGCGTGGCCCCCGAGGCTCGAAGACCCGTCGAATGAGCTACTTACCCGGAACGCCCTCGATCGGCGACGAAGCCGTCGCGTATCGCTTCTTCGGAATCCTTCCCGCCCGGAACGCTTCGCGGCCGGCGGAAACGGCCTCGCGCATCGCGCGCGCCATCCGCACCGGATCGGAGGCCCCGGCAATTCCGGTGTTCATGAGGACCGCGGCGACGCCGAGCTCCATCGCGATGCACGCGTCCGAGGCGGTCCCGACTCCCGCGTCGACGATCACGGGAACGGACGCCCGCTCGAGGATGATCGAGATGTTGTTCGGATTCTGCAGGCCCAGCCCGGAACCGATCGGCGCTCCCAACGGCATGACCGCCGCCGCGCCCGCATCCTCGAGCTTCCGGCAGACGATCGGATCGTCGGATGTGTAGGGGAAGACGGTGAATCCTTCCGCGACGAGCGTGCGGGTCGCCTTGAGCAGCTCGTCGTTGTCCGGAAAAAGGGTCTGTTCGTCGCCCAGGACTTCGAGCTTGACCCATTCGGAGAGGCCGAGCTCGCGCGCGAGCCGCGCGGTACGGATCGCGTCGTCGGCCGTGTAGCAGCCGGCGGTGTTCGGAAGGAGCGTCATTTCCTTCGGCAGCCAGTCGAGGAGCGACTCCTTCGTGCGATCCGTCAGGTTCACCCGCCGGACGGCGACCGTCACGATCTCCGAGCCCGACGCCTCGAGCGCCTCCCTCATCAGCGGGAACGACGAGTACTTGCCCGTCCCCACGATGAGACGCGACCGGAACTCGCGGCCGCCCAGGCGAAATACGTCTTCCCGGGTCCCTGTTTCGGCGGCGGGCGCCGCGGCCGCGGTCATGCTCCCACCCCCTGCAGCTCCCGCGTCTTGATCTCGG
The sequence above is a segment of the Thermoanaerobaculia bacterium genome. Coding sequences within it:
- a CDS encoding zinc-ribbon domain containing protein, with product MNQFTDKNLTCVDCGATFLFSADDQEFYARKGFTNEPKRCKVCRDKRKTAGGDSRERTLYTVTCDACGKQTQVPFNPTNGKPVYCRDCYQSRRQPQSQAY
- a CDS encoding thiazole synthase — protein: MTAAAAPAAETGTREDVFRLGGREFRSRLIVGTGKYSSFPLMREALEASGSEIVTVAVRRVNLTDRTKESLLDWLPKEMTLLPNTAGCYTADDAIRTARLARELGLSEWVKLEVLGDEQTLFPDNDELLKATRTLVAEGFTVFPYTSDDPIVCRKLEDAGAAAVMPLGAPIGSGLGLQNPNNISIILERASVPVIVDAGVGTASDACIAMELGVAAVLMNTGIAGASDPVRMARAMREAVSAGREAFRAGRIPKKRYATASSPIEGVPGK